The sequence ATAATTGATGGTAGTGTTCCTGCTGAAGTACAAGCTGAGATGCGGGCGTGGTACGCCGCTTTACCAAGGGACATGATAGCGGGGGTCAAGAACCCACAGTTAATGTACACTGCCAAAAATGGCGAGGTTTACAGCAGCAAAGCAGGCGTCAAGATTCGGCAGGGACGTATAGTGAAAGACCTTCAAGGACTCTCTGTAAGGTTTAACGATGGTTCACAGGGTCCGGCTTATCCCGTGGATGATTTCAAGCCCAGTAATCTTAATACCCAAGGAGCAAACTACACGACTTGTAACAGTACCGACGGACCCTACTACAGATCGTACTCATCCTCGGGCTACGGCGCCATTTACACCGCCTTCACGCCCTATGCTCCTAATTTCCCTGCTCCTATCGGTTCGCGCTCCTGGGCCGCTTACAACTATCTTGGCGGTCAAGCGAGCAATGGGGCCAGCGAGGTGGATGCCGGTCTTGTCTATTACGACAGCAAGTTGCGTGTCTTCACACGTGCGAACGGTGTTTATAAAGAGTGGGGTGTAAGCTACCTGGGCCTTGGCTACTCACACCCAACACAGCTCTACGTCACCGGTTCTGGTCAACTGGCTATGAGTGTAGCTACTCCTAACGGGGGAACCATTCTCGCAAACATAAGCGCCTACGGATGGAACACGGCGGGTACAGATCAGTATTTAAAACGCATGGCAACGGTTGCAAACGGCGATCTGGCTGGTTACTACAACTCATCTTATAGATACAATGTTCAATTTACGTCTGTACTCGGCAATTCACAACTTGGTACATTCTCGGGGAACACCTACTCCTACTCCTACTGGTCGGGTTCAAGGGTCTTCTCCTCAGCGTGCAATTGGCCCAGCACTTCGACCGTGTACACAGCAAATGCACCAACAGCCAATAGCGTATCAGTCTACATCGACATGACCAACTAGTTCAGAATAACGTCATCTTGATGAACTAAGGTGGTAGGGCGTGAGTCCCCTGCCACCCCTGCCACCCTAGTTTTGGAGGTGACATATGAAATCGACTCTTACGGTTTCCAGCTATATGACGTGCGTGCTTCTGTCCTTAATACAAATGGCAGCGGCTCAAAAAGACAACCAAAATAGCACCAGATCTGGTCCCCTCGAACAGTCAAGGCTGCTTCCGGGAAGATTTAATGATGTGGTGGAACATAAAATAGAAACGCCTTCCCAGCTCTGCCAAGCACCTCGCACTTCTCAAGGACTAGAGTATTTAGGAAGAGGAAATCTGACTGCAAAACAAAAGCTGGCAGCGGGTTCCAATATGTGTGTATTACAGGAGTTTGTTTATTGGAATGGGGAAAAAGTTAATTCTACTCTGCCAGCAGTAAACTCCTTTAGCAACTGGCTTGCCAACCTGATTAAGATAGGAGGACGAGTAGAATGGCAGACGCGCGTGGATGGCAGCAAAGTATATTATGGTATTTCTTTAAAAGGGAAGTATTATTTTGTTCAATTCGGAGACGTGGCTTTCGATTCCGCTCTTATTATCACCTCAACAAGGTACACTACAAAGTAGGAATACCGCTCCTTGCGCTCTTGTTGATAAGGCCGGATCATTGAAACACTCTGTACGACAGTTACCACAAACTTGAATAATTTTAAAGAAGTTAGAACACCAGCATTACGGTCATAGCAATGGGACGCATTCAATAAGGGACCTCCAGATATAACTGCTCAGCGGGGCCTGTTGACCCGGAGCAGGTAGAATGAGGGCATTCTAGACGACGCCTGCCCCAATTGTGCCAGACTCAAAGCCCAGCTAGGTTAGGACAGCGAGACCTCCCATCAGCCTCCGAGCCAGGACAAATCCTGGAAGAACGAGGCTAAGAGCGAACGTCAGAAGACCGCCCGATCTTCTGGCGGGCAGCCGGGTCATACGGGCAAGACTTTGAAGATAGTGAACTTCCCGACGGGGTAGTGAGGGTGCCGCTCACCGACCCCACCCGGCGCACTAAGCCCCCGACCAGAACCTCATCCCTCTATACTCCCCCCATGCGCCGTGCCCCGCTCGCCCTCCTCCTGCTCGCGCCCCTGCTGGGCGGCTGCACCCGCACGGCGGACACCTTCAAGCCGCGCATCGTGATCACGAGTCCCGACGGGGGCGGGGTGAGCCGGGCGCGTTCTTTCACTGTCAAGGGGTACGCGCTCGACGATCAGGGGGTCACGGGGCTCACGGTGAACGGCCGGTCCATCCCTATCCAGGCCGGAAGCCGCAAGATCGCCTATTTCCAGTTCCAGACGCAACTCGCGGGGGGGCGCGGCGAGTACACCATCGCGGCGCGCGACGCGGCGGGCAACCGCGGCACGCTCGTCCTGCCCATCGCCGTGGACAGCACGCCGCCCACCGTCAAGGTGACGCGCTTCGAGCGGGAGCGGGGCGTCGTCCGCGTGACGGGCGTGGCCACCGACAACACCCGGGTCACCGAGATCAGCGTGGACGGCAAGCGTCTCAACATCACCCCGGGTGCCCAGGTGGACTTCTATGCCGAGACGAGCGGGGTGTACGCGGACATCGCGGTCACGGACGGGGCGGGGAACGTGACCAAGCTCCGGGCGCAGCGCTGAGCCACAAGCAGGCGGGCACAAGCAGGCGGGCACAGTCGCCGGGCGCCCCGCCCGCTAGCCTGGCGCCGTGCCGCGCGTCCCGTCCGCCGAAGCCCCCGTTCGCCCGACGCCGAGCGGGCGCGTGCCCCGGCCCACCCCCGCGCAGGAGGCCCCGCCACCCGCCCACCTGCCGGAACTCCTGCGGCGCCTCGCGGAGACGTACCTGCCCTCCCCACCCGCGCCCCGCGTCAGCCCCGAGCCGCTCGACGACCTCGTGGAGACGATCCTCGCCCAGCAGAACACCTCGGCCCTGACCCGGCGGCAGTTCGCGGCGCTCAAGGCTACTTATCCCATGTGGGAGGCGGCGCTCGCCGACGGTCCCGACGGGGTGGAGGCGGTGCTGCGCGCGGCGGGGGGCGGCCTGGCACGGATCAAGGCCGATTACATCTGGAACGTGCTGCACCGATTAGAGGAGGTGCAACCCTCCGGGGAGGAGGGCGGTCCCCTCAGCCTGCGCCTCCTGCGGAACATGAACGACGCCGAGGCCCGCGCCCTGCTGGAGTCGCTGCCCGGCGTGGGAATGAAAACGGCCAGTCTCCTCCTGCTGTTCGACCTGGCCCGCCCGGCGATCCCCGTCGAGAACAACATTCACCGCGTCGCCGGGCGGCTCGACCTGATTCCCGCCCGCTGGAACGTCCTCAAGGCCGAGCGCTGGTTCGACGAGGTGCTGGCGCGCGACTGGGCCACCCGCTACACCTTCCACGTCTCGGCCATCCGGCACGGGCGCCAGACCTGCCTCGCCCGGCGCCCCCGCTGCGAGGTCTGCGTGCTGCGCGACCTCTGCCCCTCGGCGGGCATTTTTCTGGAGGACGGGCCGGACACACGTTGAGGGGCCGGACACTCGCAGGCCCGGCCCCCCTTTCCCCCTTCGCTCAGCTCACGTCGGGATGGCGCTGCGTCTCGTGCAGGTGGACCGGCTTGCCCCGGCGGGCGCGCAGGTTGAGCAGCTCGACCATGATGGCAAAGCCCATGGCGAAGTAGGTGTAGCCCTTGGGGATCTTGAAGCCGAAGCCGTCGGCGATCAGGTTCACGCCGATCAGCAGCAGGAACGCGAGCGCCAGCATCTTCACCGTCGGGTGCGCCTGCACGAAGTCCCCGATGGGCCGCGCCGCGACGAGCATGATGGCGACGGTCACGACCACGGCGGCCACCATCACGCCGATGTCGTCGGCCATACCGACCGCCGTGATCACCGAGTCCAGGCTGAACACGATGTCCAGCAGCATGATCTGCCCGATGATCGCCGCGAAGTTCGCCGCGCCCTGCCGCACCACGCTCGTCTCGTGGGCGCCCGGCCCCTCCAGTTGTTCGTGCATCTCCTTGACGGCCTTGTACAGCAGGAAGAGGCCGCCGAGGATCAGGATCAGGTCGCGGCCCGAAAAGCCCTTGCCGAACACCTCGAACAGGTCGTTTTGCAGCCGGTAGATCCAGGTAATCGAGAAGAGCAGGGCGAGCCGCATCAGCATGGCGGCGAGCAGCCCCAGGGTCCGGGCGCGCTGCTGCTGGTCGGGCGGCAGCTTGCCCGCCAGGATGCTGATGAAGATGACGTTGTCAATGCCCAGCACGACTTCCAGCAGCAGCAGCGTGCCGAAGGCGAGCCAGGCTTCAGGCTGGGTGACCCAGCCGAACAGGGTTTCGATCACAGGGGACTCCAGAGAACAGGGAAGGGGGGGCGAAACGCGGCGACTCGCGCGTTCCACGCCGTTGCGGGCTGCCGGAAGCGGCAGGGAAGGAGCCAGCGGGTCACCCCGCGACATGCCGCTTCCGGCACGTCACCTCCCATCGTCCGGGAGAAGTTGTGCACGAATCCTAAATGGCAGATGAAGGGCCTTCATGTTCGGCCCGGTGAGGACCGAGTGTTACGGCCGCGTTTGCCGGGCGGTCGCGCCGTCCAGGTACACGCTCAGCAGCGCCCGCGCCGTGCCCTGGGGATCGGCGGGCGGCGCCCCCATCACCAAGGGGTAGAGCAGGGCCAGCAGCGCCCGCGTCAGCACCGCCGGGGAGAGGTCGCCGCGCAACTCGCCCCGCGCCGCCGCGCTCTCAATCAACCGGGTCAGCCCACCCATCCAGACCTGCCGGTACTCGTTCTCGAAGGCGGCGCGGCGCTCGGGCGAGACGTGGCGCAATTCGCCCGCCAGTTGCAGGCCCAGCCGCTGCTCGGGGGCGCTCGCCAGCAGGTCGCCCACCAGCGTCTCCAGTTGTGCCCGCACCCCGCTCTGCGCCTGCGCGTGCGAGACCAGCCGCGCGAGCCCCGCCAGCGTGCCCTCCAGCATCGCCAGGAAGAGGGCCTCCTTGTCCTCGTAGTGGTGGTATAGCGCCGGTTTGGTCACGCCTACCGCCGCCGCCACCTCGCGCATGGAGACCCCGTGATAGCCACTCGCCACGAAGAGCCGCGCCGCCTCGGTCAGGATGCGGGCGCGGGTCGTGTCGGGCGTGGGAGAGACGGGCAGGGAGGGCGGAACAGTCACAGCGGCATGATAGCCCGGGGAGGGGCGAACGTCCCGGGGGAGGGAGGGTCTGGTTGTCCATCGGCCTGTGGTGTGCCCTGGTCGGGCGCTCAAACTCGCCCTGATTCGATACGCCTTGCCAGTTCCCACAGCGCTGTTCGGTTGCTGTCCCATTTGACGAGTTGACGCGCTTGAGATTCGGCACACCACCGGATGGCGTCATGCTCGCCCGACAACACGAGTTCCTGACCCGTGGCGTCCACGCCAAACGCGTACTCGG is a genomic window of Deinococcus aerius containing:
- a CDS encoding endonuclease III domain-containing protein is translated as MPRVPSAEAPVRPTPSGRVPRPTPAQEAPPPAHLPELLRRLAETYLPSPPAPRVSPEPLDDLVETILAQQNTSALTRRQFAALKATYPMWEAALADGPDGVEAVLRAAGGGLARIKADYIWNVLHRLEEVQPSGEEGGPLSLRLLRNMNDAEARALLESLPGVGMKTASLLLLFDLARPAIPVENNIHRVAGRLDLIPARWNVLKAERWFDEVLARDWATRYTFHVSAIRHGRQTCLARRPRCEVCVLRDLCPSAGIFLEDGPDTR
- a CDS encoding TerC family protein, whose translation is MIETLFGWVTQPEAWLAFGTLLLLEVVLGIDNVIFISILAGKLPPDQQQRARTLGLLAAMLMRLALLFSITWIYRLQNDLFEVFGKGFSGRDLILILGGLFLLYKAVKEMHEQLEGPGAHETSVVRQGAANFAAIIGQIMLLDIVFSLDSVITAVGMADDIGVMVAAVVVTVAIMLVAARPIGDFVQAHPTVKMLALAFLLLIGVNLIADGFGFKIPKGYTYFAMGFAIMVELLNLRARRGKPVHLHETQRHPDVS
- a CDS encoding TetR/AcrR family transcriptional regulator, whose protein sequence is MTVPPSLPVSPTPDTTRARILTEAARLFVASGYHGVSMREVAAAVGVTKPALYHHYEDKEALFLAMLEGTLAGLARLVSHAQAQSGVRAQLETLVGDLLASAPEQRLGLQLAGELRHVSPERRAAFENEYRQVWMGGLTRLIESAAARGELRGDLSPAVLTRALLALLYPLVMGAPPADPQGTARALLSVYLDGATARQTRP